CCTGAGATTACACTTATCTGCTATTTGAACACTAGATCATTATCAGTTACACATCAAGAATCAGACATGCAGAGTTAATGTAAAATAAGAAATTCCCTTCTACATCAAATACTCAGGTATTCACTATACCTGCAATCTTTAAAACACATTACTGGTACTACTGTTtccttagaaaatatactttagtACTCAAATGAATGGGTAAGTGACATTAGGCCTATTAGGGAAAATTGTTCCCTAATGGCATGACTCTTTTTCTGCAGGCTGTATACAACTATTATAATTCATAGACTGGGCTCACATCTCACACTGAACCAAGATGTGGTTTGCTTATTTTCCACCCTATGTGCGTGAATGCAACCACTGTGATTAAAATAGATGTAAAATAGAGCTTATACTTCAGTAAATTGTGTAAATGCAGGCAGTTTTTATTTAATCCAAAAACTGTTGTTAAACAAAACATAGGTTAGCAGAATGAGGAAATCCAGCCTTCAAATAATACGATCAGTATGCTTTGTATTATAAGCAGAGAATGTTTTGCCCTATCCTAGTGAGTATATGAGATAGGATAAAATATTACAGCAAGAGTGTGTGCCTAGTATGGATTAAATAAAATGTGCATGCGCACATCTCTTGGAAAGGTTTGATTTGTGAACAGTGTCTAGTGCTGTAGATCAAAAGAGGCATTTTAGAAAATTGACTAAGATGAAATTGCATAGGGAAGCCTTGCCAGAAAGAGCTAGGGGGAAATTGCTGAAGTATTTTGAGAGGCAGAAGGAGAAACTGAGGTTAAGCTGAACACAGGATAAAATAACATGTTAGGTATCTTGACCTTTTCCTTAGAAATAAATGGAGCAGGGGATGTTCCAATTTCCAGGACTACTCCTGAGTTAAGATTGAATGAAATGTCTTCCTGCAGTGTCATGAAAAAGCAGAAGCTACTTAATTTTTtccagttaattttttttaagcggGGCTGTTTGTGGGATTTCTGCTATGGAAACCTCTTCTGTTTATTTTCAGATTACAGTTTTCCACTTGCTTCTCAAAAAGCTTTGCCCAAAGAAAATGGAACACAAGTGAAGGACCCCCAAGGAGAACCCACTTTTCATCCCATCCCTGATTCCCTTGATCCAGAAGCCCCTCCCACCAgagtcctggaggaggaggaagaaggattgCTTCCTATCAACCAGTCAAAGGGAATGACTCAAAGCAGCCAAATGTCAAAAACCACTTTTTCTGAAACACCTAAAGAGGATTCCTTATATTCTATCCTGTTTTCCACCATGGCCAGCAGAATGGGTCCAACGACTGAAGCAGCTACGAACAAGCATGGGAAAGAACCTGCACTCGAGTATTCTTCTTCAGGCTTTGACTTAGGAAGCAGCATGGGACCCAGTCTCCTGCCCTTGTCTCCCATCTTTTCAACTGAGACCACTACAGACCCCCAGTTGGTCTCAGAATTTCCTCCCAAGATTACCCAAGAGAGCTCAGTGGCTGCGATAGAAATGGCGGGAGAACAGCTAGCAACCATAGCTGCAGTAGAAGGCGATCTACCAGAAAGAAAAGCCACAACACAGGAGGAGATGCCAAAACCTGTGTCGGGAACAGTTGCAGCTGAGATGGAACTGACAGGAGAAGATCTAGTAGGCTCTCATGAGGACAATTTCCAAGTAACTGAGACTGTTTCCAGGACTCTTAACAGCCTATCGGATCCCAGCTCTTTGGACCATTTTTGGGACTGGACCAGTGGACGTGCCCCAACTCCAACTGGTAACCAGAATAGCCAGGATACAAAACTGCCAATCATCACAACTGCTGCAGCAGAAAAGAGTTTTACAGCACAAAACAGAGATCTCCTGCTTGCCTCAGGAGTTCCCTGGAGTTTGACACAGGTAAGAAAATTGTGTGGGGGCCATTGGGTGATGAGTATTTAAACTTAGAAACCCCTTTTAAAGGCTGGGAGAAACAAACTATTTTATAAGATGGTTTTTTATGTTATTTACATTCTTCATCCTGCATGACTTGCCTGTTAATTTCTTTACAGGTGGCTATTTTCATAACCAACACAAACATGAACCAGAACCATAGTACTAAAGTGCCATAGATGTGCAGGAtcaaaattctattttaaaaaggtTTAACATATCTCCTATAAAGGGGCTTAAAATTAACTAACTGATATTTAATTTCCAGATTATCTTTAAGGCCCAAACTCTCTCAAGATGGTATATATGATAATATGAATAAAACAAATGTGAAAATCAGTATactactaatagcaatagcacttagacttatatactgtttcatagtgcttttacagccctctctaagcagtttacagagtcagcatatttcccccaacaatctgggtcctcattttacccacctcggaaggatggacggctgagtcaaccttgaggcatgagatttgaactgctgaactgcagctagcagtcagctgaaatagcctgcagtcctgcactctaaccactgcgtcacctcaGCTCTTTTTATATGTTATAATAACCCACACTATCAGTAAAACAAACAATTTTAAAAGAAGTCTTAACTgagtaattaattaattggctAATAAAAAGCTATCAAGTTCTAGTTTGGGGTAGTTGAGATACAATTTTCAAAACTAGTTCACATATTTAGAATAACCTAGTAATGATAGCTTAGCATTTCTGCTTAAAGTCATGAACCAGCAATTCTAGAATTCTTAAAATTCTTTAAGAGTAAGACTTCCGTAGGCATGTCAACTATTTTCATACAGTTTAATGTGTTTTGTTTCATTATATAGGAGCAAAAATTGCCAgatttggagatttttaaaatagGTTTATTGTCTTAATTGAtccatttaatttattaatttttaaattaactgAACTGATTCTTAAGatgtttgaaattttttttttatttttttaaaaattgtaattgtGATACTATGAAGACCAACTCTAATTGTGTTCATTCTTCTGATGTTCTTTTGGttagatttatatttttaaagattcAAATAATCTGATCATGAGAAAGAATGAGATATATATGTACATACCTAGGATAACTGAGTAGGCAACACATTGGATTTAGTTCCAAAAAAGTGCTACAGAGCATACTGGAATAGAAGTGTTTCACCCTCAAGAAAATATTGTGCCAACTAGCTATTATATAGTCCATTCTCTGAGATTTCACCCCAACATTTTGTTTCAGATGCTTAACTGAGTTTATTTTACTTTGGATACAGATTGACTATGGTATTACTAGCACAAGCATTGTGCTTGTTTGTCAGTGCTTAAACAAAACTTTGAACACCTATATTGTGTATGCCAGTTTGTATAAGTCATTTTCTTGGGCTTCAAATACAACGTGGCCCCTGGAGATAATTTCCTCTTACAATGGCCCAAAATTTAGTTTGAATTTTACACACCTGTCTTATTGATCTGTGTCTTAAGTTTCTTGAGCACTTTGGAGCTACAGTGGTTCCTGTTCTCAGATTCATCTACTGTATCTATGTCTTTGAATATCAGCATCTACCAGATAGAGTGTAAAATAAGAGATAAAACAATTGGTTGCCTGAATTGGGGCTAAAACTTCATATtcatttttaatagcaatagcacttagagcacttgatagtgctttacagccctctctaagcagtttttacagagtcagcatattgcccccaacaatctgggttctcattttacccacctcggaaggatggaaggctgagtcaaccttgaactggtgagatttgaattgcagctagcagtcagctgaagtagcctgcagtactgcactctaaccactgccccacctcacctctataaatttaaaaaatgatcatgctgctttccaaaatatttccatGTTAACTTAGGGATGTCTTCAttggttttgttttgtagatTATCTGTAAGGACTGGAGCAACCTGGCAGGCAAAAACTACATCATCCTGAACATGTCAGATAACATAGATTGTGTGAGTCACTTGCTTCTATATTTAAATTTCTGTCATCTACAACTTCCCCTCCCTTTCAAAAATGCTTAATGAAAGTGATTTGTTATGCCCATCAAGTAGTAAAATGCAATTTCATCATCCAGAGcaatattttgaatattaatttaaaatacgTTTCATCCTACATtggccatttatttattaatatcacATATTCATATATAGTATTCCATTATTGTAGATCTTGAAGCATTTTAACAAAATATGGCTGTAATATTTCCTAAAGAATTAAATATGTGTCCATAAAGAAATTTGGATAAAAGTTTTATATAATATTTCTGGACAGGTTGTTGCTATAATACCCTTAACGAAGATACTGCTATTAAATAGTCCTTTTCCCACACATATAGTATCAATTTCCAATATATACTTTACTTTAAATAGACCCACAATAGTACTTTTGGAGGATACATTTTATGTTAGGGTTAAGAAGCATATGATGCTATGTGAAAGTGAATGGGAGAAGCTGTGTATGTGTATctacatgtgtttgtgtgtgtatgttttgtaTGAGTTGATTAGCAGAACAAAGGAATATTAGAGGTCCAGTTTCATCCTCTTCCTTTCCTGAGCCTGGATTATCCCAAGGACATAAAACCAAAAAGGATCAGGGACAGCAAAAAGACTTAGGATGGGAGGATCTCTGGATCTGATTCAGGAGAGAGATTCAGACTATTGAAGTGGATTAAATGTGCTCCCTTCCCAttaaataaaacttattttataagttTCCTTCTGCTATTTTTCAGAAGAGAGGTGACACCCAGACATGGAATTCAGATAGCTACCGGTATATAGATTAGAATTTGATGAGAAGTTTGCTGATAGACTGGTAAACTACCTGCAGTTTTGGTAATTGGCGCTATAGGCTTTAGAGTTATATCTTTCCTCCAGTTTGGAAATAGGCAGTTTAAATAGGCAGTTTCCATTGGCAGAAGCAATTTTCTTGTCCTAGTTTCTTAGGTAAGGCATATAAGAGGACAAAATGTTTTCTGTTTCTTAATATAAAGAGCAGGAAGGAGGGAAatagagttttcttttcttttctgacagCAGCACAGCACAGCAAGACCTAGAAAATGCAACAGGTTATTTTCTCTCAATTGAAAATTTCCAAATTTCCAGACATTATTTAGACCGGCAAGCCAGCCATTTCAGTATTCAGTATTATTTGGAATTTGAATTGTTGACAAAGGAGGGAGATACTTTTTATGGTCTTGGATGGCTGGAATAAAAAAGATTTCGTTCAAAAAATTTAATAATCAAATGATGGTGATTGAGCAAGAACAAATTTAGAAGTGCTTCAGTATACGTAAGTCATGGAGAGATAATTATACCTGTGATGAGGGAGAAATCTGCTCATGCTGAACATTTATTGTATTGCTCTGTTTGTAACCCAGCAGGAGAGGGACACAGATGCAAGAGATGGAATATCTGTCTCTCAAGGTTAATAGGGTTGAGAATGCAAACAATCATCCTACTCTACAAAGGATGAAGTAttagtttatttataaaatttatatggccatttaTCTCACATGAAGTGACTCTAGGCAGCGTAAATGAATtaagtaataaatatataaaacagttATTATTATCATACAAAAAATCCACAAGGTACAAGAGAGGATGAACATCAAACATAATAATGGAACCATGTAAGTGGTCCCCTGGGACCCTAGGCCTAATGACATAGCCAGGTCTTGAGGAACTTCTGAAACATTGGATGGCGCTAACCTCACTTTGGGGAAGGGGATGCGGAATATTCCCAAAGCACAGAAGGCCCACCTCCCAGGACCTGCCATGTATAGTTCCCTAGCAGGCAAGACCCATAGCATGCCTTCGCTACCCAAATTTATGGGTAGATAAAATTGAGGAGAGGCAAGTCCTCCCTTAGCCATTaaaaccagcatcttgaactgCACCCAGAAGTGTGACCCAGATATGAAGTTTACGCAGTGAGTACAATAAATGCTTATTTAACTCTGGCATCTGCATTATATTCTGTACCATTAcatcaaaaaataaaattgtatagaATTCCATGCACCTAAAGGAAAGAGGCACATGTCAGCCCTATaaggtagaccagactaagaaaccGATACCAAGTTGGCCTAAAacgtattttattaaaatagcaatggtaacagaatcttgcaagtctgaatgtgcttctttTCTCGTTCACCTTATCTATGTGTGAATTAGGTAGGGGGCTTGTCTAAGATGCTTCCTCAAATTTATTTCTTGAAATGGATTTAAGCCACACTTGTCTGATCATTGTCTTACTAATGGTATTCCTACTGCCCTTCAACAGTTTTGTAGGGCAGTATCTTTAAAATAACcaaagaaacaaattaaaaatatttctcctGTCTAAATTGGGTTTTCACTAGGGCTGCTAAGTTGTTCTTATTTTACAGGCATATCAGATATACTACCAGTGCAATTCTGATCTTTAGGGAGGCAAAATGGCACCATTTATATCCAAATGGAGGCTTAATAAGATTTTGGGATGTTTCAATGTTCCAAGactgataaaaataaacaagttcATTAGCTTTTAAAAGATGTATGACAATCAAGGAAATAAGAAATTACATATAATATCATGAAATAAATCTGGTCTTGCCAGCTAAAACCCAAAACAGGATCACTGCACAATGCATTAAGAGATCATGCTTTGCATCCAATCTTTTCTGCCAATGCAGTATGattcagaaatatttaaaagagTGGAGTGTTTCTGCTTTGAGTAACTGGATGGAATGTAAGTTTT
This genomic window from Ahaetulla prasina isolate Xishuangbanna chromosome 2, ASM2864084v1, whole genome shotgun sequence contains:
- the PODXL2 gene encoding podocalyxin-like protein 2, which produces MNPGRRRALRLLLAWGCLCICLAMSEDSGTEGLSSTSLSDFIKLSHFKSLDSSEQTNLELSESDFGPGALQVSPGSGFFSDEKEDSKVLQSQYLWEEGGDSNDSNVYMGPAADYSFPLASQKALPKENGTQVKDPQGEPTFHPIPDSLDPEAPPTRVLEEEEEGLLPINQSKGMTQSSQMSKTTFSETPKEDSLYSILFSTMASRMGPTTEAATNKHGKEPALEYSSSGFDLGSSMGPSLLPLSPIFSTETTTDPQLVSEFPPKITQESSVAAIEMAGEQLATIAAVEGDLPERKATTQEEMPKPVSGTVAAEMELTGEDLVGSHEDNFQVTETVSRTLNSLSDPSSLDHFWDWTSGRAPTPTGNQNSQDTKLPIITTAAAEKSFTAQNRDLLLASGVPWSLTQIICKDWSNLAGKNYIILNMSDNIDCEEFRVERGLRLLALMEDAFSRYDNGLQGQWLISLSKPNENDKHLLMTLAGEHGVVPTNDVLLALGDVQKSLAEIGIQNYTTTSSCQSRPSQTHSDYGKLFVVLVIIGSICVIIIIMGLIYNCWQRRMPKMKNMSHGEELRFVENGCHDNPTLDVASDSHSEMQEKKPSVNGGGAVNGPESWDVLINKQTNEEGEAFEEDTHL